The genome window GGCTGTCCAATCTCTGGACCAAGCATTCGAATGCCCTTAACCGATGACAAGCCCTCCATCATAAGTTGAGTTAGTTCCCACTCATGTTGGTATATCAACGCTGGTGTCAGATCCAGTACATATTTCACACCAGCATTCAGCCCGGCAATCCCGACGGTATTCGGTGTCCCCGCTTCATACCGATCAGGACGCACCTTGGGTTGTTCTACAGCTTCTGACTGGCTTCCTGTCCCCCCATGAAGCAAAGGCTCTATATCAAGCTCTGGAGCAATGTACAAGCCCCCTGTACCCTGAGGACCAAGCAGTCCCTTGTGCCCTGGAAAAGCCAACATATCAATGCCCAATTGTTGGACATTCACAGGCATGACCCCAGCACTCTGCGCCGCATCTACCAATAAAATCGCCCGATGTTTACGACACAGAAGCGAAATTTCTCCAATAGGAAGAATACTGCCAAGCAGATTCGAACTATGTGTACATACCACCAATCTGGTATTAGAACGAAACATACGTTCCATTTGCATCAGATCAATGGCTCCTGAAGCATCAACAGGTACATAATCAATCTCCACATTTCGGAGTCTGCGCATGTACTCCAGTGGACGTCTAACTGAGTTATGTTCAGCCATGGTGGCAATCACATGATCGCCTTCCTGGAGCGAACCTTGAATAGCCAGATTCAAGGCTTCTGTCGTATTTGATCCGAAGGCAATATCATTCGCATTTTTGAT of Paenibacillus sp. FSL R5-0517 contains these proteins:
- a CDS encoding aminotransferase class V-fold PLP-dependent enzyme, whose protein sequence is MEGIIYLDHAATSWPKPPAVGDAMLNAMEIAGANPGRGSHRMAVQASRVLFEARKSVSDIFGIKNANDIAFGSNTTEALNLAIQGSLQEGDHVIATMAEHNSVRRPLEYMRRLRNVEIDYVPVDASGAIDLMQMERMFRSNTRLVVCTHSSNLLGSILPIGEISLLCRKHRAILLVDAAQSAGVMPVNVQQLGIDMLAFPGHKGLLGPQGTGGLYIAPELDIEPLLHGGTGSQSEAVEQPKVRPDRYEAGTPNTVGIAGLNAGVKYVLDLTPALIYQHEWELTQLMMEGLSSVKGIRMLGPEIGQPRTGLVSFTVDGYDSAQLAFRLDRNYGIAVRSGFHCTPLAHESAGTTATGAVRASVGYNSTRGHVDALVKAVLELTGTD